In [Mycobacterium] stephanolepidis, the genomic window CTTGTACTGCATGTGCGGGCCGAGGCCGCCGCCGGCGGGATCGCAGATCCCGTCACCGGGGTTGCAGATGTCGATGACTTTGCTACGCAGATCGTCCCGGATCTCCAGGTCCAGATTCATTCCGGCAACCTGCCAGTTTTTCGGGTTCCCGATCAATACGATTGCCGGGACGCGCTTTTCGAGGTCGGCCGGGAGCGGGTTGTTGAAGGTGAGCCCCGTTCCATTCTTGCCGAACAGCACATCCACGACGGCCGCGCCCTGGGAGAACCCCCCAAGCACGAACTGAGTGTTCGGACAGTTTCGCGCGACCTCCTGGACATGGAAGCTCATGTCGTTGGCGCCGTCGCCGGCACGGACCCAATCAAAACTGGCCGGGTAGTTGACCGCATAGATGTCGACGCTCTTGCCCGGGAGCCGATCGACGATTTCGTCGGTGACGGCCTTGCCGACATCACCGAGGCCCGGCGAATCGTTGGTCCCGCGCGCAAAGGACACATCCACATCCGGACAGCCCGCCGCCCTGGCGATGGGAGAGCTCTCCGTGTGTGCGGTGAGCACCGCGGCGGCTGCCGCGGATACCGCGAAAATCGAAACCCCGACCGATCCACGCTTGACGTATCGGTTCATTCATCCAGCGTAGACAGGTCGGCCCGCACATTTACAGAGGTTGGCGCCATCCGAAATGACTCTTACCGGGCCCTTATTCACGCCCAATCCACGTCCGGAAAGCTCGTGCGCGGATTACCCACTCAGCGGGCACCGCCGTCACCCGAAACTGAAACACGTTCTACTCTTATGGCGTGGACGTGACATACGAGGGCACCAAGAAGGAACTGGCCACCGATGAGGGTGTGCTGCGCTACCACGAGGCCGGGGAGGGTGAGCCGCTGATCCTGCTGCACGGCTCCGGGCCCGGCGTGACCGGGTGGCGCAATTACCGCGGGAACCTCGAGGTTTTCGCGAAGCATTTCCACACCTACGTCTTGGAGTTCCCCGGGTTCGGGGTCAGCGACGCCGTGCAGGGGCACCCGGTGCTGACAGCCGGCGCCTCGGTGATTCGGTTCATGGACGGCCTGGGCATCGAGTCCGCCGCCATTGTCGGGAACTCGATGGGCGGAGTCGTCGGCATCAACCTGGCGATCAAGCACCCCGATCGCATCACCAAACTCGTCACCATCGGTGGCGTCGGACCGAACATCTTCAGCCCGAGCCCCAGCGAGGGACTGCGCCTGCTGCAGGAGTTCACCGACAACCCCGATCGCGACAAGTTGGTCCGCTGGCTCAACTCGATGGTGTGGAATCCCGCCGTGGTCACCGAGGAACTCATCGAGGAGCGTTGGGAAGCGGCGATCAACCCGGACGCGCACAAAACCGCGCAGCTGATGTACGGCTCCAAAGCCTTTGCGATGCAACAGCAGTTCCTCGCGAACGCCGACATCGCGCCGTACTGGGCGATGATGCACAAGATCAAGTGCCCGACCCTGCTCACCTGGGGCCGCGACGACAGGGTCAGCCCCCCGGACATGGCGATCGTGCCGATGCGACTCATCCCCAACGCCGAGCTGCATATCTTCCCCAACAGCGGCCACTGGGTGATGATCGAGGCCAAGCAGGCGTTCGAGCAGACGGTCGTGGACTTCCTGCGGCGCTAAGCACTCATCGAGCGCATACCGCACGCAGACAGATCACCCGATTCAGCTGTGTGCGGTATGCACTCGGCGCCATGCCGGGCTCCCACTCCCCCCCAATACAAAAGCGCGCCGCCCCTTTCGGGAGCGGCGCGCTTTATGCGTATCTGCTTACTTGGCCTTCTCGAGAACCTCGACCAGGCGCCACCGCTTGGTGGCCGAGGTCGGACGGGTCTCCATCAGCGAGACGCGGTCGCCGACACCGGCGTCACCGTTCTCGTCGTGGGCCTTGACCTTCGACGTGGTGCGGATGATCTTGCCGTACAGCGAGTGCCGGTTACGGGACTCGAGCTCGACCACGATGGTCTTCTGCATCTTGTCCGACACGACATAACCGATGGCGGTCTTACGACGCCCACGCGGCTGTTCGGTGGCCGGGGTGTGCTTAGGCCCGGCGGCCTTCTTGGTCTCGCTCACTTGCTGTCCTCGCTATCGGGTCCTGCGGCCAATCCGAGCTCGCGCTCACGCATCACCGTGTAGATACGCGCGATCTCCTGGCGCACCGCACGCAGCCGACGGTTGTTGGCGAGCTGACCGGTGGCCATCTGGAAGCGCAGGTTGAACAGCTCTTCCTTGGACTCACGCAGCTTGGTGATCAGCTCGTCTTCGGTGCTTTCCCGCAGCTCGCCAGCGGAAATTCCCACTGCCATCAGAACTGCTCCTCTCGTGTGATGATGCGCGCCTTGATCGGCAGCTTGTGGATCGCGCGCGTCAGCGCCTCGCGCGCGGTCTCCTCGTTCGGGTAGCTCAACTCGAACAGCACACGACCGGGCTTGACGTTCGCAACCCACCACTCCGGCGAACCCTTACCGGAACCCATGCGGGTTTCGGCGGGCTTCTTGGTCAGCGGGCGGTCCGGGAAGATGTTGATCCACACCTTGCCGCCACGCTTGATGTGCCGGTTGATGGCGATACGAGCGGACTCGATCTGCCGGTTCGTGATGTATGCATGGCCCAGCGCCTGGATGCCGTAGTCACCGAAGGCAACGGTGGTACCGCCCGAGGCGGTGCCCTTCTTCTTCGGGTGATGCTGCTTGCGGTGCTTGACCTTACGGGGAATCAGCATGTTCAGCTCTCCGTGGTTTCTGCGGACGGCGCGCTAGCACCGTCCGAGGCAGGGGTCTCTGCGGCGGCACGGCCGGCCTCGGTGCTCGTCGCGGTGGTACCCGAGGCGCCGCTACGACGCGGACGGGCACCGGCCGGACGCTCACGGCGCGGACGGTCACCGGCAGGCGCGGCCACCGAGGCGGCGAGCTCGCGCTTACCACCGACGATGTCGCCCTTGTAGATCCAGACCTTCACACCGATACGGCCGAAGGTCGTCTTGGCCTCGTACAGGCCGTAGTCGATGTCGGCGCGCAGCGTGTGCAGTGGCACGCGACCTTCGCGGTAGAACTCCGAGCGGCTCATCTCAGCACCGCCAAGACGACCGGAGCACTGCACCCGGATGCCCTTGACGTTCGGCTGACGCATGGCCGACTGGATGGCCTTGCGCATCGCGCGACGGAACGCCACACGATTCGAGAGCTGCTCGGCGACACCCTGGGCAACCAGCTGCGCCTCGGCCTCGGGGTTCTTCACCTCGAGGATGTTCAGCTGCACCTGCTTCTTGGTCAGCTTCTCCAGGTCGGCGCGGATGCGGTCGGCCTCAGTGCCACGACGGCCGATGACGATGCCGGGACGCGCGGTGTGGATGTCAACGCGAACCCGGTCACGGGTGCGCTCGATCTCCACCTTGGCAATGCCGGCGCGCTCCAGGCCAGTGGCCAGGAGGCGGCGGATCGCCACGTCTTCCTTCACGTAGTCCGCGTACTGCTTGTCGGCGTACCAACGGGACTTCCAGTCGGTGGTGATGCCGAGCCGGAAACCGTGCGGATTGATCTTCTGGCCCACTAGCGCGAGCCTCCCTTCGCCTCAGCGGTGGTCTTGTTGGCGGCAGCCTTCGAGCCCTCGGCCCGGCGGGCGCGAGCGGCGGCCTGTGAGGTTCCGCCCTTACCACCCTTCTCGGACTTGGGACGGCTCTCCACCACCACGGTGATGTGGCTGGTGCGCTTGCGGATCCGGAATGCACGACCCTGCGCGCGGGGACGGATGCGCTTAGCGGTCGGGCCCTCGTCGGCGAAGATCTCCGACACCACAAGGGTGGAGGGATCCAGGCCGTCGTTGTTCTGCGCGTTGGCGGCAGCGCTGGCGATGACCTTGGAAACCGGCTCGCTGGCTGCCTGCGGCGCCCACCGCAGGATGTCGATGGCGTCGGTTACCGACTTGCCGCGCACCAGGTCGATGACCCGGCGTGCCTTGGTCGGCGAGACCCGCACGAACCGTGCAACGGCCTTGGCCGATGGGTATTCAGTCGTTGTAGTCATTAGCGCCGCTTGCTCTTTCGGTCGTCCTTGATGTGACCCTTGAAGGTCCGCGTCGGGGCGAACTCACCCAGCTTGTGACCGACCATCGCTTCGGTGACGAAGACGGGGACGTGCTTGCGCCCGTCGTGCACCGCGAAGGTGTGGCCGATGAAGTCGGGGATGATGGTCGACCGACGCGACCAGGTCTTGATGACCTGCTTGGTGTTCTTCTCGTTCTGTACGTCGACCTTCTTGAGCAGATGGTCGTCGATGAACGGGCCCTTCTTGAGGCTGCGTGGCATCGCTTACTCCTAGCGCTTCTTGCCGGTGCGCCGGCGACGGACGATGAGCTTGTCGCTCGCCTTGTTGGGCTTGCGGGTGCGGCCTTCGGGCTTGCCCCACGGGCTCACCGGGTGACGACCACCGGAGGTCTTACCTTCACCACCACCGTGCGGGTGGTCGACCGGGTTCATCACGACACCACGGACGGTGGGGCGCTTGCCCTTCCACCGCATACGGCCGGCCTTACCCCAGTTGATGTTGGCCTGCTCGGCGTTGCCGACCTCACCGACGGTGGCGCGGCAGCGCACGTCGACGCGGCGGATTTCACCACTGGGCATACGCAGGGAGGCGTAAGCGCCTTCCTTGCCCAGCAGCTGGATACCGGCACCGGCAGAGCGGGCCATCTTGGCTCCACCACCGGGACGCAGCTCGACGGCGTGCACGGTGGTACCCGTCGGGATGTTGCGCAGCGGCAGGTTGTTACCCGGCTTGATGTCGGCGTTGGCGCCCGACTCCACCACGTCACCCTGCGACAGTCCGACCGGCGCGATGATGTAACGCTTCTCGCCGTCCAGGAAGTGCAGCAGCGCGATACGCGCGGTGCGGTTGGGGTCGTACTCGATGTGCGCGACCTTGGCGTTGACGCCGTCCTTGTCGTGGCGACGGAAATCAATCAACCGGTAGGCACGCTTGTGGCCGCCACCCTTGTGACGAGTGGTGATGCGGCCGTGGGCGTTACGGCCACCGGTGCCGTGCAGCGGGCGAACCAGCGACTTCTCGGGAGTCGAGCGAGTGATCTCCGAGAAATCGGCGACGCTCGAGCCGCGGCGACCGGGGGTCGTCGGCTTGTACTTGCGAATAGCCATGTCTTCTCTAGTCCTCTACTCCCCGACTACGCGGGGGCTCCAAACAGGTCGATCGGCTTGCTACCCGGTGCCAGGGTGACGATGGCGCGCTTGGTGCTCTTGCGCTGTCCGAAACCGGTGCGGGTGCGCTTGCGCTTGCCCTGCCGGTTGGCGGTGTTCACCGAGGAGACCTTGACGCTGAAGATCTGCTCGATGGCGATCTTGATCTGCGTCTTGTTCGAGTCCGGGTGGACGATGAAGGTGTACACGTTGTCTTCGATCAACGAGTACGACTTCTCCGAGATCACCGGGGCCAGGATGATGTCGCGGGGGTCAGCGATGGTTGCCATCAGGCCGACACCTCCTCTTTCTTCTTGGCGTTGATGAAGCCGTTGAGGGCCTCGACGCTGAACACCACGTCATCGGCCTTCAGCACGTCATAGGTGTTGAGCTGGTCGTAGGCCAGCACATGCACGTTCGGCAGGTTCCGGACGCTCTTGACCGAAGTCAGATCGTCGCGGCCCAGCACCACCAGCACCTGCTTGCGGTCGCTGATCTCGGCCAGGAACGACTTGGCGCTCTTGGTCGAAGGCTCTTGTCCGGCAACCAGTTCGGTGATCGCGTGGATCCGGCCGTTGCGAGCCCGGTCAGACAGCGCACCGCGCAGGGCGGCGGCGATCATCTTCTTGGGCGTGCGCTGGCTGTAGTCACGCGGCTGCGGGCCGTGGACGACGCCACCACCGGTGAACTGCGGTGCGCGGGTCGAGCCCTGACGGGCACGGCCGGTTCCCTTCTGGCGGTAAGGCTTCTTGCCACCACCGGACACCAGGCCACGCGTCTTGGTGGAGTGGGTGCCCTGACGGCCTGCGGCCAACTGAGCGGTCACCACCTGGTGCAGCAGCGCGATATTGGCTGGGGCGTCGAACAATTCGGCTGGCAGCTCGATGGAGCCGTCCGTCTTGCCGCCCGGAGCCTTGACTGCGATCTTCAAAAAATCCTCAGACACTACTTCTCACCTCGCTTGACAGCGGTGCGGACCACAACCAGGCCACCCTTACGTCCGGGGATGGCACCCTTGATCAGCAGTACGCCGTTCTCAGCATCAACCTTGTGCACCACCAGGTTCTGTGTGGTGACGCGATCGCTACCCATACGTCCGGACATCCGTGTGCCCTTGAAGACACGACCCGGGGTGGCGCAGCCACCGATCGAGCCGGGACGACGGTGCACGGCCTGTGCACCGTGGCTTGCGCCCTGACCACTGAAGCCGTGACGCTTCATGGTTCCGGCGAAGCCCTTGCCCTTCGAGGTTCCGGTGACGTCCACATATGCGCCGTCACTGAAGATCTCGGCGGTCAGCTCCTGGCCGACCTCGTACTCGGCGGCAGCAGCCTCGTCGTCCAGACGCAGCTCGGCCAGGTGGCGACGGGGGTTGATACCCGCGGCAGCGAACTGACCGGTGACCGGCTTGGTCACCTTGCGCGGGCTGATCTCACCGAACGCCAGCTGAACGGCGCTGTAGCCGTCCTGCTCGGGGGTGCGGATGCGGGTCACCACATTGGGTCCGGCCTTGACGACGGTCACCGGGACAACCCGGTTGTTGTCGTCGAACACCTGTGTCATACCCAGCTTGGTGCCCAGAATTCCTTTTCTTGCCATGGTTTCTGGTTCTCCTACTGGATGTTCACGTCGACGCTGGCCGGCAGATCGATGCGCATGAGCGCGTCAACCGTCTTGGGCGTCGGGTCGAGGATGTCGATGAGCCGCTTGTGGGTGCGCATCTCGAAATGCTCGCGCGAATCCTTGTACTTGTGCGGCGACCGGATAACGCAATACACGTTCTTCTCGGTTGGCAGCGGCACAGGTCCAACGACACTCGCGCCGGTACGGGTCACCGTCTCAACAATCTTGCGCGCAGAGGCATCAATGGCCTCATGGTCGTAGGCCTTGAGCCTGATGCGGATCTTCTGTCCCGCCACGCTTCCTACCTCTACTATCACTGGTCCGGAGCGCGCCGAAGCGCACCACCCGATACCGCCGCTGTTTACCTGTCGTAGTTCACCGACCCCCGCGGTCGGGCGTGTCGCCCTCGCGCGCAGTCCTCCGCGTCGAAAATTCTCGTCGCTTGGACTGGGCCGACGCGCCCGTAAGGGCGCTTGTGGTTCGCCGTCCCCGTTCGCAGCGCACTATGGGCGGACCCAAGGCACTACAACCGGTTCACGGCAACCCGAACAGTATGCCTTATCCCGCGGCTGCGGCCAAATCCCTGGTGCACCCACCCGGCAGCGGCAACTGCGCACCCCTGACCTGCGAATCCGGGGACGCCTGGAACGCTAGTACAAGATCCGTTCAGGAGGTTGCGACGTGCACTGGTCAGAAGCCGACGGAGGGCGTTCATTTCTGCGGGCACTGCCCGTCCTCTGCGGCAGTGCCCCGCCGTTCAACATCGACGGCGCCCCGCCGAACCGCTCCCCTTGTTCGCCGAATGGATAGAGCATGCGGTGCTGGCGGGCGTTCCCGAGCCACACGCCATGACGATCTCGACGGTCGATGCGCAGGGTGCACCGCGCGCACGGGTGCTGATCGTGAAGGCCATCGATGAGGACGGCTGGCATTTCGCGGCGAGCTCGGTAAGCCAGAAGGGACGCGATCTGTCGTCGCATCCTGTCGCCGCGCTGACCTTCCACTGGCCTGCGGTGGTCCGGCAGGTACGAGTGGTGGGCACCGTTGTCGACGACGGTGCGCAGGCGAGCGCTGCCGACTTCCTGGGCAGGCCCATCGGATCCCGGGCCATGGCGTTGACGCTGCGGCAGAGCCAGCCGCTGGCGGACGCCGCGGAAATCGACGCCGAGCTCGACAAGGCCCACCGGAAGTTGGCGGACAACCCGGAACTGACGCCGGTTGAGTGGGTGTCATATTCGGTACGCCCCACGCAGGTGGAGTTCTGGCAGGGCTCCCCCGATCGGAAGCACCTGCGGCTCAGTTATCAGCGCACCGATGACGGATGGGAGCGCACACGGCTCTGGCCGTGAATCGACGAGCAGTGGGCATCCGAGTTCGCAGCCATCTTACTTTCGAGTAAGGTACGTACCGTGAGTGCATCTCCGACCTATAAGGCCTGGCAGCGTCTGCAGAACAAGCCCGGCGGCTCCGCCCTGTTCTCCGCCGCCATGATGGCCCGCGTCCCCTACTTCGCCTCGGTGGTGCCGCACGTGCACCGGATGGAGCCGGGCTACTGCGAGGTGACCGCCCCCAAGTGGTACTTCGTCTACAACCATCTCAAGACATTCCATGCGATCGCCGCATGCAACTTGGCCGAGGTGGCGATGGGCATGCTGATGGAGGCCACCACCCCGTCCTCACATCGATGGATCCCCAAAGCGATGAATGTGCAGTACCTCGGTAAGGCCACCACCTCGCTGCGGGCCGTCGCCAAGCTGGAGGGCCTCGACTTCGCCTCGATCACCGAGGGCACCGATGTGGTTGTGCCGATCAGCATCACCGATCGTGACGGCAAGGAAGTGGTGAAGGCAGAGATCACCACCTGGGTGACCCCCGCTTAGACACCTTCGGCGGCCGAATTTTGCCGTTATAGACAAATCTATGGTGTGCCGCGCGCACACTCCGGCTATGGCCACCGCACTGTCTGAAATCGAGGAAGCCGGCCGAGTATTGGCCGATCCGACCGCCTATGCCGACGAGCCCCGTCTGCACGATGCGCTGACCCTGTTACGGCGTGAACAACCCGTGGCACGAGTCGTCGCCGAGAACTATCGACCGTTCTGGGCGATCACCAAGCACGACGACATCATGGACGTCGAGCGCGATAACACGCTCTGGATCAATGAGCCGCGTCCGCTGCTGATGAACCTCGAGCAAGAGGCCGAGCTGGACAAGCAGGCGGCCATGGGGATCGAGCTCAAGACCCTGGTGCATATCGACGATCCCAAGCATCGTGTGCTGCGGGCCATCGGGGCCGACTGGTTCCGGCCAAAGGCCATGCGGGACATGAAACTCCGCACCGACGAACTGGCCACCAGATATGTGAACAAACTGTTGGAGGCCGGCGGCACCTGCGATTTCGCGCAGGACGTCGCGGTGCACTTCCCGCTGTACGTCATCATGTCTCTGCTCGGCATTACCGAATCGGACTTCGATCGGATGCTCAAACTCACCCAGGAACTCTTCGGCGGCGACGACACCGAGTTCCAGCGCGGCGCCACTCCGGAGGAGCAGCTGCTCGCCCTGCTGGACTTCTTCGGATACTTCAGCGGCCTCACCGCGTCCCGCCGCGAGAGCCCCACCGATGACCTGGCATCGACGATCGCCAACGCGAAGGTCGACGGTGAGCTGCTCAGCGACGTCGACACCGCCTCGTACTACACGATCATCGCCACCGCCGGGCATGACACCACCAGCGCCACCATCGCCGGTGGGCTCGAAGCCCTCCTGCAGCATCCGGACCAGCTGGCGCGGCTGCGCGAAAATCCCGATCTCATGCCGTTGGCGGTCGACGAGATGATCCGATGGGTGACGCCGGTCAAGGAGTTCATGCGGACGGCGACCGCCGATACCGAGATTCGCGGCGTCCCCATCGCCGAGGGCGATTCGGTGCTGCTGTCCTACCCCTCGGGTAATCGCGATGAAGACACCTTCGGCAATCCGTTCGCCTTCGATGTGGGTCGAGATCCCAACAAACACTTGGCGTTCGGGTTCGGCGTGCACTTCTGCCTGGGTGCCGCGCTGGCGCGGATGGAAGTCAACAGTTTCTTCTCGGCACTGCTGCCCCGGCTGGAATCCATCGAGATCGACGGGGATATCGAGCGGATGTCCACCATATTCGTCGGGGGCATCAAACACCTGCCCATCCGCTACACCTTGCGGTGACGGCCGTACTAACTGAGCCGGGCGGAACCGTCGGCCGCGACTTCGATTGACGCGCCTGCGATATCGGCATCCGCGATCTGCGCCGCCGCATCCCTGTCTTCGATCTTGGCGAAGGTACGGGCCCCCGTCGGCGTGCGGACGCTCACGAATGTCTGGAATGGGGATCCGTCTCGCCCATAGTTGACGGTCCAGGCCTCAATGGTCGCCGTACCCGAATACCCTTCGGCGGCATCAGTTTTGGGCTCTTGATCGACCTCTGACTGCACGTCCTCGTACCTGAACCCAGATGCGGGCGGCTCGGTTCCATAGATTCCGAACGCGTGTTTGGTCAGGTATCCGCCGTTCGCCGTGATCAGCCCCTTCGCCCCCGGGAGTTCGCGAAGCCGTTCTGCCATGGTGGCGATGGAGTGGGTGACGTAATTGCACCAGGGGCCACCGGCGAACGTGAGCCCACCGGTGACCGTCAGCGGCCGTGCGGGGTCATCGAGCGCCAGCCCCAACTCGGTGGCCGCAACCTGCACCGCCGAGGGGAAACATGAATAGATGTCGATCAGGTCCACGTCATCGGTGCTCAGCCCGGCGATGTCGAACGCACGCCTTCCCGCGAGGCGGATGGCCGGGGACCGATGCAGCTCATTGCGTTCACTGAGCGCGAAGGTGTCGTTGGCCTGGCTGCCCGCGAGCGGAAATATCCAGCGGTCCTCCGGAATTCGGAGCCGTCGCGCTGTTTCCACGGAGGTCAGCAGCAGCACCGCACCCTGCTCGACCATGTTGTTGGAGTTCATCAGCTTGGTGTACGGCGAGCTGATCCACCGATTGTCGGGACCCGGTGTGGCGATCTCCTCGGCGGTGTACGCATCGTTGGACCAGGCGTGTGCGTTGTGCACGGCTACCGCGTTGAATCGCTGCCACAGTTGAGAGATGGCCGTCCGATGTTCCGCGATGGACGCACCATTGGCAACCCGGATCGCCTGCTCGAACAGTGGGTACACGTGTCCGGGAGAGATGAGGCCGATGGTGGTCTCGGCGCCGCCGACCTGATCCATCCGGCCGCCGAGAATGGTTGGTTCGGCGATGGATTCGTCTTGAGTCGTCCACGACGGTTGCACTCCCGTGGCCATCATCTTGTTGCGTGAGCGCCACATCTCCGCCCCGCCGATGAGAACCACATCGGCGTCCCCGGCCAGAATGTCGGCGGCTGCGTGGTTGACCAACAGCTGCGGTGAGTTACCGCTGGGTCCGGTATAGAACGTGCGCTTGGGCGCCGCACCCAGACGTTCGCCCAGGAGCGCGCCGGGGTCGCGGTACTTCCACGAGAAGATGTTCGCCACCGACACCGTGTCGACGGCAGTGAGCAGGTCCAACGCCCCTGCGTCCTCGGCGGCCAGCCGCGCCGCCCGCTCCATGAGATCGACGGGCTCGGGGATCTCGGAGAACGGACTGTCGGCGTCTGTCCGCTGGTTGACCTGTCCGGTACCGACGAGGACCGGCGTGCGAGGGTCGAGGGCCATCAGCCGATGGTAACCAACCACCCGGTTGGCCCCGGAGGGCCTCCCGCTAAGTGGGCAGTGCGGGACCGGCCCCCTCGATCTGGTTACCCGCGCCCGTCATGTCCTTGAGGTCGACGCCGGAACGGCCGATCTCCCGCGCCCCCGCCACCAGAGCGGCGACGACCTGGGCCGCCTGGTCATAACCCAGCCCCTCCGGAGGATGAATATTGGATACGCAATTACGTTGTGCATCAGTGCATCCCACCATGGGATTGTGCGTGAGATAGATCCCGACGCTGTCGGCCACCGACAGCCCAGGGCGTTCGCCGATGAGCACCAGCACCGTATCGACGCCCAGCGCGGCACCGATGTGATCCCCCAGCGCCACCCGCGCCTGCGTCGCGATGACGAGTGGCGCGATCGAGTACCCGCGAAGCCGCTGGTGCAACGCTTGTAATAGCTGCACCCCGTGGTCGTCCAGGGCTCTCGGCGATAGGCCGTCGGCCAGCACAATGCCGATATCGGCATTGGAATCGGAGAGCACATCCAGTGCGCCATCGGCGGGCGCCCGCCCCAGGTCGGGGCGGCGCAGGTACTCGGAACGATCGCCCGCCCGGCTGGTCACCAGCAGCGGGGTACCCAACCCAAGCCCGTCGATCCGTCCCGCCAAGGCACGCGCATCCAGGGGCGTGTGCACCGCGTCCCGGGCGGCCGCGTGCGCGGTCCCGAACTCCAGCACTCGAGTGGTGGGCAACGCATCACCGCTACGCCCCAACCCGATTCGAGACTGGGTGGATCGACGCAGCGTATCCCAGATATCGTGTGCAGCACCGTTGTTCGCGATATCGCTCATAGCAGCGCCCGCAACGGCGAGTCGCTGACCGCGATTTCACGCAGCCCACCGTCACGCTCCAGCATCCCCATGCGCTCAAGCCATTCGTTGAACTCCGGCGCCGGTCGCAGGCCGAATGTGCGGCGCGCGAACAGCGCATCGTGGAAGGACAGGCTCTGATATCCCAGCATGACGTCATCGGCTCCGGGCACGGCGATGACGAACGCAACCCCCGCAGCGGTGAGCACCGTCAGCAGCACATCCATGTCATCGGAATCGGCCTCGGCGTGATTGGTATAGCAGACGTCCACCCCCATCGGAAGTCCCAGCAGCTTGCCGCAGAAGTGATCCTCCAGGCCGGCCCTGATTATCTGCTTGCCATCGTAAAGATATTCCGGCCCAATGAATCCCACGACGGTATTGACCAGGAGCGGCTCTACCTCGCGCGCGACCGCGTAGGCCCTGGCCTCCAGTGTCTGCTGATCAACGGCAACGCCGCCCACCCCGATATGCGCTCCGGCAGAGAGCGCCGATCCCTGACCGGTCTCCAGGTACATGACGTTGTTGCCCACGGTGCCGCGGCCCAACGAACGTCCGGCCTCATTCGCCTCACGGAGCAGCGCAAGGTTGACCCCGAAGCTCTCATTGG contains:
- the rpsJ gene encoding 30S ribosomal protein S10, with translation MAGQKIRIRLKAYDHEAIDASARKIVETVTRTGASVVGPVPLPTEKNVYCVIRSPHKYKDSREHFEMRTHKRLIDILDPTPKTVDALMRIDLPASVDVNIQ
- a CDS encoding hotdog fold domain-containing protein — its product is MSASPTYKAWQRLQNKPGGSALFSAAMMARVPYFASVVPHVHRMEPGYCEVTAPKWYFVYNHLKTFHAIAACNLAEVAMGMLMEATTPSSHRWIPKAMNVQYLGKATTSLRAVAKLEGLDFASITEGTDVVVPISITDRDGKEVVKAEITTWVTPA
- a CDS encoding cytochrome P450; the protein is MATALSEIEEAGRVLADPTAYADEPRLHDALTLLRREQPVARVVAENYRPFWAITKHDDIMDVERDNTLWINEPRPLLMNLEQEAELDKQAAMGIELKTLVHIDDPKHRVLRAIGADWFRPKAMRDMKLRTDELATRYVNKLLEAGGTCDFAQDVAVHFPLYVIMSLLGITESDFDRMLKLTQELFGGDDTEFQRGATPEEQLLALLDFFGYFSGLTASRRESPTDDLASTIANAKVDGELLSDVDTASYYTIIATAGHDTTSATIAGGLEALLQHPDQLARLRENPDLMPLAVDEMIRWVTPVKEFMRTATADTEIRGVPIAEGDSVLLSYPSGNRDEDTFGNPFAFDVGRDPNKHLAFGFGVHFCLGAALARMEVNSFFSALLPRLESIEIDGDIERMSTIFVGGIKHLPIRYTLR
- a CDS encoding acetyl-CoA acetyltransferase codes for the protein MALDPRTPVLVGTGQVNQRTDADSPFSEIPEPVDLMERAARLAAEDAGALDLLTAVDTVSVANIFSWKYRDPGALLGERLGAAPKRTFYTGPSGNSPQLLVNHAAADILAGDADVVLIGGAEMWRSRNKMMATGVQPSWTTQDESIAEPTILGGRMDQVGGAETTIGLISPGHVYPLFEQAIRVANGASIAEHRTAISQLWQRFNAVAVHNAHAWSNDAYTAEEIATPGPDNRWISSPYTKLMNSNNMVEQGAVLLLTSVETARRLRIPEDRWIFPLAGSQANDTFALSERNELHRSPAIRLAGRRAFDIAGLSTDDVDLIDIYSCFPSAVQVAATELGLALDDPARPLTVTGGLTFAGGPWCNYVTHSIATMAERLRELPGAKGLITANGGYLTKHAFGIYGTEPPASGFRYEDVQSEVDQEPKTDAAEGYSGTATIEAWTVNYGRDGSPFQTFVSVRTPTGARTFAKIEDRDAAAQIADADIAGASIEVAADGSARLS
- the eutC gene encoding ethanolamine ammonia-lyase subunit EutC, producing the protein MSDIANNGAAHDIWDTLRRSTQSRIGLGRSGDALPTTRVLEFGTAHAAARDAVHTPLDARALAGRIDGLGLGTPLLVTSRAGDRSEYLRRPDLGRAPADGALDVLSDSNADIGIVLADGLSPRALDDHGVQLLQALHQRLRGYSIAPLVIATQARVALGDHIGAALGVDTVLVLIGERPGLSVADSVGIYLTHNPMVGCTDAQRNCVSNIHPPEGLGYDQAAQVVAALVAGAREIGRSGVDLKDMTGAGNQIEGAGPALPT